One stretch of Euphorbia lathyris chromosome 7, ddEupLath1.1, whole genome shotgun sequence DNA includes these proteins:
- the LOC136234683 gene encoding uncharacterized protein, producing the protein MPRLLVLLLIFFSVISLSLWSLTAQSLPPAKYDGFLYKTGDAVDSDSILIEAFFDPVCPDSRDSWPPLKQILHHYGSRTSFLLHLLPLPYHDNAFVTSRALHIANSLNASSTFPLLERFFKYQERFYNAQTRNLSRVSVVKKIVKFAAHEVGNSYYSAIESGFNDRRTDLKTRVSFKFSASRGVYGTPMFYVNGFVLPDAGSPLDYNGWRKIIDPLVHAKKDTNVNTLPFFF; encoded by the exons ATGCCACGTCTCCTTGTTCTTCTTCtcatcttcttctctgttaTTAGTCTCAGTTTATGGAGTCTTACTGCCCAGAGCTTGCCGCCGGCCAAGTACGACGGATTCCTGTACAAGACTGGGGATGCAGTTGATTCTGATTCTATTCTAATTGAAGCCTTCTTTGATCCTGTATGCCCTGATAGCAGAGATTCCTGGCCCCCTCTCAAACAAATCCTTCACCATTACGGTTCTCGcacttcttttcttcttcacctcctccctTTACC ATACCATGATAATGCGTTTGTTACTTCTCGTGCTTTGCATATTGCAAATTCGCTGAACGCTTCTTCTACGTTCCCATTGTTGGAGCGGTTCTTTAAGTATCAG GAAAGGTTCTATAATGCTCAAACACGCAACTTATCAAGAGTTTCTGTTGTAAAGAAAATCGTGAAATTTGCAGCTCATGAAGTTGGAAATTCATATTATTCTGCGATTGAATCTGGCTTTAACGACAGACGAACTGATCTCAAAACTAGAGTTTCCTTCAAG TTCAGCGCATCGAGAGGGGTATATGGGACACCTATGTTCTACGTAAATGGATTTGTATTGCCCGATGCTGGTTCTCCTTTAGATTATAACGGGTGGAGGAAAATCATTGACCCGTTGGTTCATGCTAAGAAGGACACAAATGTAAATACGCTGCCTTTCTTTTTCTGA